In the genome of Urocitellus parryii isolate mUroPar1 chromosome 7, mUroPar1.hap1, whole genome shotgun sequence, the window ccgcccctccccacacaccccGTCTCCTAATGAGCTCGTTAATTAACTGCCAGGTGGGGTTCAACAGCTCTCTGCTGCTGCCATAAACCCTGTTTGTTTGATCGATCACTTCTGAGCTTCGTGGCATTTGTTCTTGGGGACAGAACTGCTACTCCAGGCATGGTTGGAAGGATGGTCCTCCTGTGGGCCCGGACAGACCCATTCCCGGCCCGTCCACTCCTTCCCTTCTCTGATCCAACCCAGGGCTCATGtacccaccctccaccctccaccattAGGACAGTGCCTCCAGGGGACCCTCTGCTGCTGGCTCATCACAGGTGGTCACTGCAGCCTCTGGCGGCTGGTCCTCAGGCCTGCCTGGCCCCCTGAGCCATCAGGTGGAACAGGAAGGTGAGTGAGTAGGCAGGCCTGACAGCCCATCCATCTCCCTGAGCCCAGTGCAAACAGCCGGCTATGCCCAGGGAGAGGCCCAGAGGCTCAACCCTCCCCTGGGTTCCCACTCCCCGGAAGTGAGGCACCAGCAAACAATGCCCCAGGGCCCCCCAACACTGCCTGGGGCCACCCAGGGGGCTGAGAATCAGGCCCTCAGCCTCTCCTGCGTGGGCTTTTCTCTGGGTAGCCACAGTTCAAGGGCCTAAACCCTACTTGACAGGGCCCAATCCTACTTTCCCACTCGAAATGACAAATGCCAGTTCCTAGTCATTGTTAAGAACCCTCAGGGGACGGACTCTGGGGTACAGAGTCCCCAGCTGCCCTGAAGATAAGGGCCACAGTCTGGCGCCTACCCCCATCCCAagcacagaggcagaggctggagagggaggTTTTATTGTGTAGAGTGGCCGATTGTACAGAGCAAAGATTGTACTGACCAGGTGGGGCGAGGAGACCCAGAGGCCCGAGCGGGGGCCGCTGGAGTGGTGGCACCCCCATCCTCCACACAGTGAGTGGGGCAGGTAGGGTTGACAACTGCCCCCTGGTCCTGCCCAACAGCAAGGCTGTATCCACTGACCCAGGGAATATTAAGGGGACCCTCAATACCCCACTCCAAACCCCTAAAACCCACAAGAGCCCCCAGTCTGGCTCTGTAGTcggccagcccccagccccctcagCCAACAGCCTGGTCACACCCCATTTTCCTGTGGGCCCTGGCAGAGATCCGGCCTAGAACACGTGGTTTCAGGGTAGAAGGCCAGGAGGGTTCCCCTAGACCTGCCCAGGTGCCTCAGGACAGCCCACGGCTCCTTGGGCAAACCCATCAGGGCACAGTGACCTGTGGGGCAGCACAGGAGTGTGCAGGCACTGAGGGGTCAGCACAGAAATGTGTCTTGAAGAGGGAGCCAGAGCAGGGAGGGGCTCTGGCAGGACCTGTAGTCACAGAGGCAGGGGCTCCTAGGAGACCCGTCTGGGGAGAAGGGGGTTAGAACTGGGCTCCACCCTCCCCAGGCATTAGGAGCCTCTGGGGCCTGCCACCCAGGAGGACCTGGCCACTCTGCCCACCCCGGGCCATGGTGGTGGTCATTTAAAGCTCAGAAGACTGGGGCAGGGGGAGCAATAGGGACCAGGGGCTCCCACTCCATTTCTCTGCAGGCCTCCATCCTCACACCCGCTGGATCTCAAAGAGCTTCACATCGGTGTCGTACCAGATGGGTGGGTCCACATTCCTGCAGAGGAAGTGGGCTGTCACCTTCACAAGGAAGGGAGATGCAAGGTGACAGCCAGCCCAAACCAAACCCTCTTCGTGATGTCCCCCCTGGACAGGGGGTCCAACCCTCAGCCAGGAAAGACCACCATGATTGACTGTCTTGACATTAACCCCTCTGTGATGGGGAGACCCGGAGCCAAGGTCCCTGCTGAGCCCTGCTGGACAGGCTCTCTGGTGGACCCCAGACCCACCCAGGATAGGAAGCAGGGCCCACCTCAGGTAGATGACACCCCACATGTAGGTGCGGAACCACATGGCGGTGCCCGAGTTGGCCTGGTACTTGCGGATGAGGATGGGGTGGGGCACGGGCAGCAGTCCCACCAGGGTGCCGTGCTGCAGGAACCGCAGGATCTCTGACTCGTCCGTCAGGCCCCTACAGGGAGAAGGGGGTCTCCAGCATGCTCAAGTGGACTAGCAGGGCTTGGGGCTCACCCTGGACCTCTGAGGCCCACCGTCCCTGTCACCCCTCCACCCAAACCTGGGCTGGCCCCTTGCCAAAGCCCACCTGCCCGAGCCCCTGAGCCTGCCCAGGCTCTCACTTGTCAATGCAGATCTTCTCCACCTGGGGGACCAGCACCTGCAGCAGCCGCATGATGGTCTGCAAGGGCAGCTTCGACTTCCAGGagaggacctggggcagggacagagctctggggctggggacccGGAGCCAGGGGTTCTCTCCCAGCAGGGACCATGAACAGGAACTCTCACTAATGGCAAGAGCCTTTTGCATGTTAAGCAGTCCCACCGGCTGGTGGCTGTGTGTGTGCCTTTCAGGAGACTGTCGCCTTTAACCTTGGCAATggtgggagcagggaggacatTTATTATCCCATGGCTCTGCCTTCAGTGGGAATGTGAGTGGGAAGTGATCCCGGGGAGGAAATCAGAGGGTGATTTATTCAGACAGTCAGCACAGTGGAACCTGATCCTGCTGGGGACTCGGCCGACAGTGTAGACAGGGGAAGCTGAGCCAAGAGAGGCCACACACGAGGAAGGTCACCAGCTGGAAGGACTGACCCGGAGCCAGAGCCCAGCTCCCATGCCAGAGGCACGTCTGGATACATTTTCATCTCCATCTGTACCGAGCTGTCCCTAGACTCAGGGGACCCCTGACTCAGCTCCCACAGGGCCACCTGCCCACACACCATCCCTGCTCCTCCAGCGCGAGGCCCCTCACCCAATCCGGCGTTGGGCTCCACTGGCCACTGGCTGATGAGCTGGACAGTCGACGCTGCTCCCTCCATGCCTGGCTGGACTCCTGGTGCCCAGGGAGGAATGGAAGTGAGGGGCAAGGGAGCAGATATGGAGCAGGGGCACAGGGCAATGAGGTCTCTCCCCTAGACCTCGTGGGGACTTGCTTCCAAAGGAAGGGTAGGCCCAGCCCAGCACcctttgctctgggccccaggcccAACCCAGCTTGGTGACAGGTTTAGGACTAGAGGCTGATGGGACAGGACGggtaaaggccagcctcagataAGGCTGATGGATGAGAAGGCTGACAGCCAGGGCTTTACTGTGACCAGTAAACAAGGGAGGGGTCTGTGAAGGCCCCCCCCCCAGTCATCAGTGCCAACCCCGATGCCCTAGGCATGACACTTGCTACAGGTGACCCCAGAGTGCCCTGGCCCAGCCCATGCCacagaggccagggaggaaggCAACGCCCAGCCTCACCTGCCTCCCGTGCCCCTGTTGCCCCCTTACCCACCCCCTTGGCTGGGCTGCCTTCTGCCAAGCTCTGCTGGGGCTCAGGCTCCAGGGACCGCAAGGTGCCATCCTCTGACACCTGGGACTTCTCTGTCAGCTTGTCTATGCCTGGGTCGGGCACAGGGGGAACACAGGAGAGAGTGAGGGCCCCTGCCACATGCTCCTTCTGGCCTGGCCCAGGTAGCTCCTTGTCCTCCACATGCTGTAGAGGCACTGTGTCTGATCTCCCTTGGTCCCAGCCCTGTGCCCACCCCTCCCAGAGCCCACTCCCATCCAGAAGCCCCACAGCCACCAGGCCACCCTCTGGGGgccaacccagtgcctccaccCTCATTGCCGTTCCCCTTCCCCACCTTGCAGATTCCCAGCAGGGGCCATGTCCTTTGCCAGGATGGGGTGACACCCCAGAGATCACGCCCATCCCCCAACCATGCCAGTAGCCACACCTTCTCCCACTTGCCAGTGACGAACCTGGGGTGGCCACCAGGCTGGTCTTGAGGGTGCCCGGCTCTGCGGGGGCAGCAGGGCGGGAACCCTCCATGGAGGCACCCTCCTGGGAACCAGTGCGGGACAAGGGCTCGGGGGTCCGCCGTCGCCGTTGCAGGGCCTTGTGGATGGCGGGCAGGTCAGTGGGCAGGTTGGCCAGCTGGTGGAAGACACTGCGCTTGCGGATGATGGCGTAGACCAGGTTGGAGTTGCCTGTGGGAAGCAGCGCCTCATCTTAGGGCTGCCGGTTGCCCTCACCCACCCAATCTGCCAgcttgggggtgggggcggggttTGCAGGACAAGAGGGTGTCTTCCCCAGCAGCAGGAGATGGTCCTGGGAGCCCAAGAGAGGGGCCAGGTCCAGCTGTGTGGGCCAGATGTTACACTCTGGGAAAACAGCTTCCAGCCTGAGCTCCCCACACCCCTTCTCAAGACCACTTCAAGACCCAGCACTAAAGGGGAGATCCCTGGCAAAGTGGGGTGGACCCTACTGCCCACACCAAGCCAGCTGATGAATATTTTGAAGTGTTCCCTGAaccagggagcccaggaggatgGGGTCCCCCATTCCCATCCAAGTTCCCCCATAGTTTGTGGGAGAAAGTGCTTTCCAGAGTCTCAGTAGCCCCCCAACCAGCCCTGCCTCATACCACGCTCTGCTTTGAGCTCCGCATCCATCCCAGGGCCTCTCTATAGATCACCCTCCCTCCATCACGCCTCCCACTCATCCTTCACAGATCCATGCAAACTTTACTTATTTTGGAAACAATAAGAATTATTGATAATATTTGAATTGCCAGACATGGTGCCAAGAACTACCTGTGGGAGCTTTCTGTGCCAACACCCTCTGCGACAGGGACTTCAGTGCTATTGTTGTGACCATCTTATAGATAAGGACACTGAGGCCTTGAGAAGTGGAGTACCGTGTCTAGTCACAAAGCCAGTGAGAGGCAAGCCCTGAATTTACACCTGGCAGCGGGGCATCTGTGACACTGGGCAGGTCAGCTGCTGGGACAGCTATCAGGGTCTTACCACTCGGGGTCTCCCTGCTATCCAATGTCAGAGGAACCGTTTGACCCAGGTCGGGGGGGGCACATATTTAAAGcctcctctgtgccttcctctccaGCTGAGCCACAGGGGCAGGAAgcacaaaacctttttttttttttaaattaaactcaggaacacttaaccactgagccgcatcttCAGCcctttatgtttttagtttttaacttagagacacggtctctcagagttgcttagggcctcactaagatcctgagcctggctttgaacttgcaattctcttgcctcggcctcccgagccactgggatgacaggtgtgtgccaccacacctggcggGAAGCACACCTTTATTCCCCACTGTATTGGCCCTCCTTAGGCAGAAAGAGAGCCTCAACCACTGGCCATCCTTATTCCTGCCCCAGGGGTCAGGCCAGGGGGTTGGGCCAGAGCCTCACCATCAAACTGGTACTGGATGATGTTGTTGAAGACCTCTAGAAGGAAGAAGACCAGGTGGTGGTTCTGGGCAGCCGAAAAGAGGAACCAGGTGGTGGAGAAGGCCTCCAGCAGGTGCAGCAGCTTGTTGGCGGTCACCATGGACAGGCTCTTGAGGTAGGGCGACACTGCAAGAGAGGCCAGCTCACTCCTGGGCCCCCCACCAGCCACCCTTGGGCATCCCAGGCCTGGGCGGAAGCACATGCTCCTACTCCCAATCCATCCTGCTCCTGCCTGTGAAGTTCCCTACAAAGTCAGGGAGACCGAGCCTGTAGAGGTCAAGTTCACTGTGGCCATATCTCCTGCAGGCAAGGCATGGACAAGATtgtccccattgtacagatgaggaaactgaaattcagGGAGGCTTATAAACATGGTCCGAGTTCCCCAGTAATACAATGATAGGGCAGGAAGGGATACAAACTCAGGGCTTTTGTGTCTTTCTAGAATGCCAAGCTGCTGTTATCCTTAATATGTATCTTTTAGCACAGCTTTGTGAGGGGGGATAAAGCCCTCGTGTAGTTGGGTCCATGCACACAACTTGATCTGTGTGTCTCTCATCTCACATCTTTCTCCCTCACCAGGCTGAGGGTTCAGAGGACAGGGGTGGGCCCTAGCTTGTTCACATATGCCACACCTAGCTGGCACCCAGGTTAAGATTTGTGGGACGCAGCCAATATGTGCATGAGTTACCTGAAGACAGTCCTGGCCCTAGAGCCCATAGCCCAGCCAAAGGCATCCCTGGATCCTattccacccacccaccctgagGGCCAAACCTGACCACAGACAAGCCAGCCACTGCCAGCCACCACCATCCTCTCCCAGACACCCACACTGAAACCCTTCTGTGCCAGCCCACAGCCACCCACCTGGATGGGCCCCAGCCAGCCTGAGGCCTCCCCACCTCCTTTCCCATTCTGCTCACTCTTGTCCTTGCAGGTGGGCAGGGTAAAGGCAGAGAAGAGGTGGCTTTGACATTCCTCACTATGACCCCAAATCTTCCCTGACCAATGCAGTAGCCATGAACCACATGTGGACATTAAGCGCTTGAAATACAGCGCTTGAGATGTGCCATATGCGTGCACCACAAGATTTTGAAGACTAGGTGTAGGACAGAATGTAAAAgatctcattaataattttgtgTTGGTCACATGTTGAGATGATGGTATCCTGGTTACGGTGGCTTAGGTAAATACATCATAAATCTTTTGTCACCTGtgccttttgttgttttttaatatagtCCTAGAACATTTCACAGTACACAAGTGGCTTGCATTGTTTCTAGGGGATGGAGCAAGTTGGAGCAGGGAGACATGGCCTGTGGCCTGGCGCCACCTGGTGGTGGGCCTGGGGAAGGCGGGCTCAGGCCCTTACCATTGACCACGATGGTAAGGAGGCAGTCAAAGAGGGGCTGCAGCCTCTGGTGGCCGCTGGTGATGATCTTGTGGAATACCTGTgcagggacagagagggacatCATGGGGTGCCCGCCACCCCCAGACTCACTAAGAGGACATCACTCCCATGCGCCCAGCCCTCACCACAATGAGCAGGTCTGCGTGGGTGCCAGTGAAGACAGGTATGTCCATGGGCACACGCACTGAGTAGGGCTTGTTCAGCCGCACCCCGAAGTTCCGCTCCCCACTCAGGAGCAGCAGGATGAAGACGCCGATGTGCATCAGGCCCACCCGAGCTGCAGCACGCGGCACAGAGGTCACacagggtggtggaggggagcCCAGGACAGGGACGCATCTCGGGGGGTGGAGGGAGTCCCTCCTGGGAGGTCGGGGCACCAGACCTGAGCTCCTGGGAGGCAGGACAGACTGGCAGGACCCCACCCATCTGCGGGAACCCCCAGTACCTCATGCCCACCCCATCTTACACTGATCTGCTCGCGCATCATTGAGGAAGTAGAGGATGGGAACCAGGATGTCCAGCACGTCGCTGCTCTTCAGCACAAAGAAGAGAAATTTCTGGAACAAGTGAGGAAACAGGCAG includes:
- the Hid1 gene encoding protein HID1 isoform X1, which gives rise to MGSADSKLNFRKAVIQLTTKTQPVEATDDAFWDQFWADTATSVQDVFALVPAAEIRAVREESPSNLATLCYKAVEKLVQGAESGCHSEKEKQVVLNCSRLLTRVLPYIFEDPDWRGFFWSTVPGAGRGGQGEEEDENARPLAESLLLAIADLLFCPDFTVQSHRRSTVDSAEDVHSLDSCEYIWEAGVGFAHSPQPNYVHDMNRMELLKLLLTCFSEAMYLPPAPEGGSTNPWVQFFCSTENRHALPLFTSLLNTVCAYDPVGYGIPYNHLLFSDYREPLVEEAAQVLIVTLDHDSATNTSPTVDGTTTGTAMDDADPPGPENLFVNYLSRIHREEDFQFILKGIARLLSNPLLQTYLPNSTKKIQFHQELLVLFWKLCDFNKKFLFFVLKSSDVLDILVPILYFLNDARADQSRVGLMHIGVFILLLLSGERNFGVRLNKPYSVRVPMDIPVFTGTHADLLIVVFHKIITSGHQRLQPLFDCLLTIVVNVSPYLKSLSMVTANKLLHLLEAFSTTWFLFSAAQNHHLVFFLLEVFNNIIQYQFDGNSNLVYAIIRKRSVFHQLANLPTDLPAIHKALQRRRRTPEPLSRTGSQEGASMEGSRPAAPAEPGTLKTSLVATPGIDKLTEKSQVSEDGTLRSLEPEPQQSLAEGSPAKGESSQAWREQRRLSSSSASGQWSPTPDWVLSWKSKLPLQTIMRLLQVLVPQVEKICIDKGLTDESEILRFLQHGTLVGLLPVPHPILIRKYQANSGTAMWFRTYMWGVIYLRNVDPPIWYDTDVKLFEIQRV
- the Hid1 gene encoding protein HID1 isoform X2 → MGSADSKLNFRKAVIQLTTKTQPVEATDDAFWDQFWADTATSVQDVFALVPAAEIRAVREESPSNLATLCYKAVEKLVQGAESGCHSEKEKQVVLNCSRLLTRVLPYIFEDPDWRGFFWSTVPGAGRGGGEEEDENARPLAESLLLAIADLLFCPDFTVQSHRRSTVDSAEDVHSLDSCEYIWEAGVGFAHSPQPNYVHDMNRMELLKLLLTCFSEAMYLPPAPEGGSTNPWVQFFCSTENRHALPLFTSLLNTVCAYDPVGYGIPYNHLLFSDYREPLVEEAAQVLIVTLDHDSATNTSPTVDGTTTGTAMDDADPPGPENLFVNYLSRIHREEDFQFILKGIARLLSNPLLQTYLPNSTKKIQFHQELLVLFWKLCDFNKKFLFFVLKSSDVLDILVPILYFLNDARADQSRVGLMHIGVFILLLLSGERNFGVRLNKPYSVRVPMDIPVFTGTHADLLIVVFHKIITSGHQRLQPLFDCLLTIVVNVSPYLKSLSMVTANKLLHLLEAFSTTWFLFSAAQNHHLVFFLLEVFNNIIQYQFDGNSNLVYAIIRKRSVFHQLANLPTDLPAIHKALQRRRRTPEPLSRTGSQEGASMEGSRPAAPAEPGTLKTSLVATPGIDKLTEKSQVSEDGTLRSLEPEPQQSLAEGSPAKGESSQAWREQRRLSSSSASGQWSPTPDWVLSWKSKLPLQTIMRLLQVLVPQVEKICIDKGLTDESEILRFLQHGTLVGLLPVPHPILIRKYQANSGTAMWFRTYMWGVIYLRNVDPPIWYDTDVKLFEIQRV